One region of Stigmatella erecta genomic DNA includes:
- a CDS encoding GFA family protein, producing the protein MSLSSSVTPAPSLGMGLQTYRGSCSCGAVRFEVDFDPGEGTNRCNCTACTKSAWWGIYVKPEAFRLLSGGDKVRDYSRAEAVHVQFCGVCGNRLFGYGNLPELGGAYGSVNVNCLDGVDLTGIQVTYLDGRHDTWATLAVAPYVNPFSA; encoded by the coding sequence ATGAGCCTCTCTTCCTCCGTGACGCCGGCGCCCTCCCTGGGCATGGGCCTTCAAACGTACAGGGGAAGCTGTTCCTGCGGTGCCGTGCGCTTCGAAGTCGATTTTGATCCGGGGGAAGGAACGAACCGGTGCAACTGCACTGCCTGCACCAAGAGCGCCTGGTGGGGCATCTACGTGAAGCCGGAGGCCTTCCGCCTCTTGTCCGGAGGAGACAAGGTGCGTGACTACTCACGCGCGGAGGCCGTGCATGTCCAGTTCTGCGGGGTGTGCGGCAACCGTCTCTTTGGGTACGGCAACCTCCCGGAACTGGGCGGGGCGTACGGGTCGGTGAACGTCAACTGCCTGGATGGGGTGGACCTCACCGGCATCCAGGTGACGTACCTGGACGGACGCCACGACACCTGGGCGACGCTCGCCGTGGCGCCCTACGTGAATCCGTTCTCCGCCTGA
- the sufB gene encoding Fe-S cluster assembly protein SufB, protein MSTEALQELTRRPYEAGFITAVESDTLPPGLNEDVIRLISSKKGEPAFLLEWRLKAYRHWLTLKEPTWQSVRYHPIDYQAIRYYSAPRQKPKLDNLDQVDPEILRTYEKLGIPLEEQKRLQNVAVDAVFDSVSVATTFKDKLAKAGVIFCSFSEAVREHPELIQRYLGSVVPYSDNYFAALNSAVFSDGSFCYVPKGVRCPMELSTYFRINAAETGQFERTLIVAEEGSTVSYLEGCTAPMRDTNQLHAAVVELVALDGASIKYSTVQNWYPGDAEGRGGIYNFVTKRGIAHRGSKISWTQVETGSAITWKYPSVILRGDDSVGEFYSVALTNHRQQADTGTKMVHMGRNTRSTIISKGISAGHGQNTYRGLVRVLKNAEGARNYTQCDSLLLGSRCGAHTLPYIEVKNASAQVEHEASTSKIGEDQLFYCQQRGISREDAVSMIVNGFCRQVFKELPMEFAVEAQKLLGLSLEGSVG, encoded by the coding sequence ATGAGTACCGAAGCCCTTCAGGAACTCACCCGCCGCCCCTACGAGGCGGGCTTCATCACCGCCGTGGAGTCGGACACGCTGCCCCCGGGGCTCAATGAGGACGTCATTCGCCTCATCTCCTCGAAGAAGGGCGAGCCTGCGTTCCTGCTCGAGTGGCGGCTCAAGGCGTACCGGCACTGGCTCACGCTGAAGGAGCCCACCTGGCAGAGCGTGCGCTACCACCCCATCGACTACCAGGCCATCCGCTACTACTCGGCGCCCCGGCAGAAGCCGAAGCTCGACAACCTGGATCAGGTGGATCCGGAGATCCTGCGCACCTACGAGAAGCTGGGGATTCCCCTGGAGGAGCAGAAGCGCCTGCAGAACGTGGCGGTGGACGCCGTGTTCGACTCCGTCTCGGTGGCCACCACCTTCAAGGACAAGCTGGCCAAGGCGGGCGTCATCTTCTGCTCGTTCTCGGAGGCCGTGCGCGAGCACCCGGAGCTCATCCAGCGCTACCTGGGCTCGGTGGTGCCGTACTCGGACAACTACTTCGCGGCGCTCAACTCCGCGGTCTTCAGCGACGGCTCGTTCTGCTACGTGCCCAAGGGCGTGCGCTGCCCCATGGAGCTGTCCACCTACTTCCGCATCAACGCGGCGGAGACGGGCCAGTTCGAGCGCACCCTCATCGTCGCGGAGGAGGGCAGCACGGTGAGCTACCTGGAGGGGTGCACCGCGCCCATGCGCGACACCAACCAGCTGCACGCCGCCGTGGTGGAGCTGGTGGCGCTGGACGGCGCCTCCATCAAGTACTCCACGGTGCAGAACTGGTACCCGGGGGATGCCGAGGGGCGCGGGGGCATCTACAACTTCGTCACCAAGCGGGGCATCGCCCACCGGGGCTCGAAGATCTCCTGGACGCAGGTGGAGACGGGCTCGGCCATCACCTGGAAGTACCCCAGCGTCATTCTCCGCGGGGATGATTCGGTGGGCGAGTTCTACTCGGTGGCGCTCACCAACCACCGCCAGCAGGCGGACACGGGCACGAAGATGGTGCACATGGGCCGCAACACCCGGAGCACCATCATCTCCAAGGGCATCTCCGCCGGGCACGGGCAGAACACGTACCGGGGGCTGGTGCGCGTGCTGAAGAACGCGGAAGGGGCGCGCAACTACACGCAGTGCGACTCGCTGCTCCTGGGCAGCCGGTGCGGCGCGCACACGCTGCCCTATATCGAAGTGAAGAACGCGTCGGCGCAGGTGGAGCACGAGGCGTCCACGTCGAAGATCGGCGAGGACCAGCTCTTCTACTGCCAGCAGCGCGGGATTTCCCGCGAGGACGCGGTGTCGATGATCGTCAACGGCTTCTGCCGGCAGGTCTTCAAGGAGCTTCCCATGGAGTTCGCCGTGGAAGCGCAGAAGCTGCTCGGGCTGAGCCTCGAAGGAAGTGTGGGTTAA
- a CDS encoding di-heme oxidoredictase family protein, with amino-acid sequence MSQDSADADFDEVGVRANTQTLGSVIVTEGSSRPRRRHENDQDFSKYNPFYWEGRQSSFKVEDFTPTGEKRIKFTLTTEWPQDYIPTRGPDFSAIYIGNPSASSETERSKFALNIRMTHVRDARVFEATLGPGEFAAFANQMQPGQILTFEFRFFLSESFSGWAAQKAKNPHNISAYYSEFLRIRIGQGGLFIDDPLTPNAVPTTQRYAGGWTTTPTTRVEPWRALQQQANNILPSNSQRFMTGRTWFHTDFVSGEHATDEADDKPTIFFDADRLSRSNHASSAYNVRSCSACHINNGTSLLPATNTPVHNTVARTFDTRSGSPHGVFGKQLQTQGAHSEGTLTVASYETRVERLADGTEVVLKKPRFAVNSSLSQSYLGLSPRRPQAMIGLGLLAAVPEATLKQFAQQNGGTYRTIDGKMGRFGWKADQATLSHQIQAALNHDLGVLSSRFPSNDCGGRCTAGKGQLSAQAIADMEAYLSLLGVPPRMYPTSTSGTKGPEVVKGEAVFDRLGCQRCHVKSMVTGTAPFPELAQQTIQPFTDLLLHDMGTGLSDGSPDGFGQKWRTPALWGLKNVKHATDSHVRDFPPGNINLLWQNAHAAADQNRIQLLHDGRAESLAEAILWHGGEAQTAVNLYKGLSLADRKALEAYLWDL; translated from the coding sequence TTGTCCCAGGACTCCGCGGATGCGGACTTCGATGAAGTGGGCGTCCGTGCGAATACCCAAACGCTCGGCTCCGTCATCGTCACGGAAGGGTCGAGCCGTCCTCGCCGCCGCCACGAAAACGATCAGGACTTTTCCAAGTACAATCCCTTCTATTGGGAAGGCCGCCAGTCGAGCTTCAAGGTGGAGGACTTCACGCCCACCGGCGAGAAGCGCATCAAGTTCACCCTCACCACCGAGTGGCCGCAGGACTACATCCCCACGCGCGGCCCCGACTTCTCCGCCATCTACATCGGCAACCCCAGCGCATCCTCCGAGACGGAACGCAGCAAGTTCGCGCTCAACATCCGCATGACCCACGTGCGGGATGCCCGCGTCTTCGAGGCCACCCTGGGCCCCGGCGAGTTCGCGGCGTTCGCGAACCAGATGCAACCCGGGCAGATCCTCACCTTCGAGTTCCGCTTCTTCCTGAGCGAGAGCTTCAGCGGGTGGGCGGCGCAAAAGGCCAAGAACCCGCACAACATCTCGGCCTACTACTCGGAGTTCCTCCGGATCCGCATCGGCCAGGGAGGGCTCTTCATCGATGACCCGCTCACCCCCAACGCGGTTCCCACGACCCAGCGTTACGCCGGTGGCTGGACGACGACGCCCACCACCCGCGTGGAGCCCTGGCGGGCCCTCCAGCAACAAGCGAACAACATACTGCCCTCGAACTCGCAACGGTTCATGACGGGCCGCACCTGGTTCCACACCGACTTTGTCTCGGGCGAGCACGCGACCGACGAGGCGGATGACAAGCCCACCATCTTCTTCGATGCGGATCGCTTGAGCCGCAGCAACCACGCGTCGAGCGCCTACAACGTCCGGAGCTGCAGCGCCTGCCACATCAACAACGGCACGAGCCTGCTTCCCGCCACCAATACGCCCGTCCACAACACCGTCGCGCGGACCTTCGACACCCGCAGCGGCAGTCCCCACGGAGTCTTTGGCAAGCAGCTCCAGACCCAGGGCGCCCACTCCGAGGGCACCCTCACCGTCGCCTCGTATGAGACCCGCGTGGAGCGCCTGGCCGACGGGACCGAGGTGGTGCTGAAGAAGCCGCGCTTCGCCGTGAACTCTTCCCTCTCCCAGAGCTACCTGGGCCTTTCCCCTCGCCGTCCCCAGGCGATGATCGGGCTCGGCCTGCTCGCGGCCGTTCCCGAGGCGACCCTCAAGCAGTTCGCGCAGCAGAACGGCGGCACCTACCGGACCATCGACGGGAAGATGGGCCGCTTCGGCTGGAAGGCCGACCAGGCGACCCTCTCCCACCAGATTCAGGCCGCGCTCAACCACGACTTGGGCGTCCTCAGCTCGCGCTTCCCGTCGAACGACTGCGGCGGGCGCTGCACGGCCGGCAAGGGCCAGCTGTCCGCTCAGGCCATCGCGGACATGGAAGCGTACCTCTCGCTGCTCGGCGTCCCTCCGCGCATGTACCCCACGAGCACGTCCGGAACGAAAGGCCCGGAGGTGGTCAAGGGCGAGGCCGTGTTCGACCGGCTCGGCTGCCAGCGCTGCCACGTGAAGAGCATGGTCACCGGAACCGCGCCGTTCCCCGAGCTGGCGCAGCAAACCATCCAGCCGTTCACGGACCTGCTGCTGCATGACATGGGCACGGGGCTCTCGGATGGTTCGCCGGACGGCTTTGGCCAGAAGTGGAGAACCCCCGCGCTCTGGGGCCTGAAGAACGTGAAGCACGCGACCGACTCGCACGTCCGGGACTTCCCGCCCGGCAACATCAACCTGCTCTGGCAGAACGCCCACGCCGCGGCGGATCAGAACCGCATTCAGCTCCTGCACGATGGGCGTGCCGAGAGCCTGGCCGAGGCCATCCTCTGGCACGGCGGGGAGGCGCAAACCGCGGTGAACCTCTACAAGGGCCTGTCCCTGGCCGACCGCAAGGCGCTCGAAGCGTACCTCTGGGATCTCTGA
- a CDS encoding SUF system Fe-S cluster assembly regulator — MFRMSKMTDYGLVLLTELAREDGGTCTARELAERTRVPLPSVSKVLKGLQSAGVLVSHRGAMGGYGLARPAAAIPLTQIISALEGPVAVTACVQHTDGEPSCELESVCRIRGHWRVINQAIQEALGRLTLADLCAPELRVERLVGLNLPARPDAGGAS; from the coding sequence ATGTTTCGAATGAGCAAGATGACCGATTACGGCCTGGTGCTGCTGACCGAGCTGGCGCGCGAGGACGGCGGCACGTGTACAGCACGTGAGCTGGCCGAGCGCACGCGCGTACCGCTGCCTTCGGTGAGCAAGGTGCTCAAGGGGCTGCAGAGCGCCGGCGTGCTGGTCTCCCACCGGGGCGCCATGGGCGGCTACGGTCTGGCGCGGCCCGCGGCGGCCATCCCGCTGACGCAGATCATCTCGGCGCTGGAGGGGCCGGTGGCCGTCACCGCGTGCGTGCAGCACACCGACGGGGAGCCCTCGTGCGAGCTGGAGTCCGTGTGCCGCATCCGCGGCCACTGGCGCGTCATCAACCAGGCCATCCAGGAGGCGCTCGGGCGGTTGACGCTCGCGGACCTGTGCGCCCCCGAGCTGCGCGTCGAGCGGCTGGTGGGGCTGAACCTGCCGGCACGCCCGGACGCGGGAGGAGCGTCATGA
- a CDS encoding ABC transporter substrate-binding protein produces MRRHLSLLVTTLALAFIACEKKSQPPPSPPSPEGGAAAKAPEAPPATSDTILIGGVGSLTGNEATFGISARNGIEMAIQEANAAGGVKGKKLAVRVYDSQGKPEEAAQAVTRLIAQDKVAVIIGEAASSVSLAMAEKAQPAKVPMISYSSTAPEVTQKGDYIFRVCFIDPFQGLVMAKFTKENLKLSKVAILTDNKSAYSLGLADVFSAKFKEMGGEITGTESYSKGDTDFRAQLTAMKRTKPDAVFVPGYYTDVGIIARQARELGMKVPLLGGDGWDSDKLFELGGSAVEGSYFSNHYAADNPDPVLKVFIEKYQKAYGSIPDTVAALAYDATLVAVDAMKRAPDPSGPALRDAIAATKDFPGVAGKITLNAQRDAEKQAVVLKVEGGKTKFVTTVTP; encoded by the coding sequence ATGCGCAGGCATCTCTCGCTGCTCGTCACCACCCTCGCCCTCGCGTTCATCGCGTGCGAGAAGAAGAGCCAGCCCCCCCCCTCTCCCCCTTCCCCTGAAGGCGGCGCGGCCGCCAAGGCCCCGGAGGCCCCCCCGGCCACGTCCGACACCATCCTCATTGGCGGGGTGGGCAGCCTCACCGGCAACGAGGCCACCTTTGGCATCTCTGCCCGCAACGGCATCGAGATGGCCATCCAGGAGGCGAACGCCGCCGGTGGGGTGAAGGGCAAGAAGCTGGCGGTGCGGGTGTATGACAGCCAGGGCAAGCCCGAGGAGGCGGCCCAGGCCGTCACCCGGCTCATCGCCCAGGACAAGGTGGCGGTCATCATCGGCGAGGCGGCATCCTCCGTGTCGCTCGCGATGGCGGAGAAGGCCCAGCCGGCCAAGGTGCCGATGATCTCCTACTCCTCCACGGCGCCCGAGGTGACCCAGAAGGGCGACTACATCTTCCGCGTGTGCTTCATCGATCCGTTCCAGGGCCTGGTGATGGCGAAGTTCACGAAGGAGAACCTGAAGCTGTCCAAGGTGGCCATCCTCACGGACAACAAGAGCGCGTACTCGCTGGGCCTGGCCGATGTGTTCTCCGCGAAGTTCAAGGAGATGGGCGGCGAGATCACCGGCACGGAGAGCTACTCGAAGGGCGACACGGACTTCCGGGCACAGCTCACGGCCATGAAGCGCACCAAGCCCGATGCGGTGTTCGTGCCGGGGTACTACACGGACGTGGGCATCATCGCGCGCCAGGCGCGGGAGCTGGGCATGAAGGTGCCGCTGCTGGGCGGGGACGGCTGGGATTCCGACAAGCTCTTCGAGCTGGGCGGCTCGGCGGTGGAGGGCAGCTACTTCTCCAACCACTACGCGGCGGACAACCCGGACCCGGTGCTCAAGGTGTTCATCGAGAAGTACCAGAAGGCCTATGGCTCCATTCCGGACACCGTGGCGGCGCTGGCCTACGACGCGACCCTGGTGGCGGTCGATGCGATGAAGCGGGCACCGGACCCGTCCGGCCCGGCGCTGCGCGATGCCATCGCCGCGACGAAGGACTTCCCGGGCGTGGCCGGCAAGATCACCCTCAACGCCCAGCGCGACGCGGAGAAGCAGGCGGTGGTGCTCAAGGTCGAGGGCGGTAAGACGAAGTTCGTCACCACCGTGACGCCGTAA